The Pontibacter korlensis sequence TGGCAGTTCGGGAAGCGCTTGGTAATTTCCTCTGATGTAAGCTGTGCATGCTGTACCAGGCTCTCCTTATCTCGTTCAGAAATAAGTTCTTCGTCTAGCTTAATGCCAAGCATCATGTGCGCAGCCCATATGTTGCCCATGATCAGGTCGCAGCGCTCTGCCAGGGCAGGCATCACCTCCACTGGGTCTTTGCCATACTTCCAAAGTTTTGCTCTGTAATTGAGGTCCAGGGAAACGAAGATGTTCTTCTGCTTGGCAACTTTCAGGGCTTCTTCGCAGACATCGGCTACTGCCTGGTTTATGGCAGGGCAGATAGCGCTGAAGTGCAGCCAGGATACTCCTTCAAAGGCCTCATCCCAGTTGATTGTGCCAGGCTGTAGGTTGGCATAGGCAGAACCGCTTCTGTCATAAATAACCCCTGCGTTCTTCAGGTCTTTGCCCTTAGGCAGGTAATAGAGGCCCAGCCTGCCTTCCTGGTACACGATGCTTTCTGTTCCGACATTTCTGCCCTTCAGGTAAGTCACCAACTGCTCCGCAAGGAAGTTGTCTGGCAGGGCCGTCATATAAGAAGAGGGCACCTCCCAGAGGGCCAGCGCCGTGGCAACGTTAGCCTCGGCACCACCCACATAAAAGGGAAGGCGGTTCTCATTCAGCCACTGCCCACCTTCGTCGGGACATATGCGGAGCAGTAGCTCACCAAAAGAAAGTACTTTGCCCATAGGTATTAGAATTTGAAGTAGTTCTTGGCGTTGTTGTAGCAGATGTCCTCTACCATTTGTCCTAGCCATTCTATTTCACTTTCAGGCAGCTCGCCATTTTCCACGTCGTCACCGATCAGGTTGCACAGTATTCTTCTGAAGTACTCGTGGCGAGGGTAGGACAGGAAGCTTCTGGAGTCGGTGAGCATACCAACAAAGCGGCTCAGCAAGCCCATGTTCGAAAGGGCATTCATTTGCTTCTCCATGCCATCTTTCTGATCCAGGAACCACCATGCTGAACCGAACTGAATTTTACCTGGCGTAGAGCCATCGTTAAAGTTACCGATCATGGTAGCGTAAAGCTCGTTCTGGCTTGGGTTCAGGTTGTAGAGGATAGTCTTAGCCAGTTGGTCAGAGTTGTCCAGTTTGTCCATGAACCTGGAAAGAGGGCGCGCCACATCAAAGTCACCGATGGAGTCGAAGCCGGTGTCCGGACCAAGTTCACGCATCATACGTGTGTTGTTATTGCGCAACGCGCCAAGGTGAAACTGCTGTGTCCAATCCCTGGAATGATCGAGCAGGGCCAGGTATACCAGCATAGCAGACTTATACTTTAGAACCTCCTCCTGCGTCAGGGCCTGCTTGTTGATAGCTTTGTTGAAGATGTCTTTGATCTCCTCATCTGTGTACTCCTCGGCATAGATTGTCTCTAAGCCGTGATCTGACAGGCGGCAGCCTAGCTCATGGAAGAAGTCATGGCGCTGCTTCAGGGCATCTTGCAGTTGCTGGAAGCAGCTGATAGAAATACAAGAGGCTTCCTCTAGTTTCTGTAAGTAAGATAGAAACGCCTCCGGTTGCTCAATAGCCAGTACCTTATCGGCACGGAAGGTAGGAAGCACCTGAAGGCCAAAATTGTCAGCCTTGATTTTTTGATGGTGCTCCAGGCTATCAACAGGATCATCTGTAGTACAGATAATCTCTACGTTCATCTTCTTAAGTATGCCTCTCACGCTAAACTCGTCTGTCTGCAGCATAGCCGTGCACGCGTCGTAAATCTCCCTGGCTGTTTCCGGCTTCAGGATTTTCTCTACACCAAAAGGCTTTTTCAGCTCCATATGGGTCCAGTGGTAAAGCGGGTTGCGCATAGTGTATGGCACTGTCTGTGCCCACTTCTCAAACTTCTCGAAGTCGTCTGCATCGCCGGTGCAATACCGCTCTGGTATACCGTTTGTTCGCATTGCACGCCACTTGTAGTGGTCACCTTCCAGCCAAATCTCAGTCAGGTTCTTGAATTTCCTGTCGTTGGCTATGTCCTGAGGCGATAGGTGGCAATGGTAGTCAATAATCGGCATGTGTTTGGCATGCTCG is a genomic window containing:
- a CDS encoding sugar kinase; translation: MGKVLSFGELLLRICPDEGGQWLNENRLPFYVGGAEANVATALALWEVPSSYMTALPDNFLAEQLVTYLKGRNVGTESIVYQEGRLGLYYLPKGKDLKNAGVIYDRSGSAYANLQPGTINWDEAFEGVSWLHFSAICPAINQAVADVCEEALKVAKQKNIFVSLDLNYRAKLWKYGKDPVEVMPALAERCDLIMGNIWAAHMMLGIKLDEELISERDKESLVQHAQLTSEEITKRFPNCQVVANTFRFDYAEEGIRYYTTLYANEELTVSQEYVAEKILDKVGSGDCFMAGLIYGLYNGHSPSQTLEFATAAAFSKLFIPSDATTATVAEVNKTLETYAK
- the uxaC gene encoding glucuronate isomerase, producing the protein MSFLDENFLLKTKTAQRLYHEHAKHMPIIDYHCHLSPQDIANDRKFKNLTEIWLEGDHYKWRAMRTNGIPERYCTGDADDFEKFEKWAQTVPYTMRNPLYHWTHMELKKPFGVEKILKPETAREIYDACTAMLQTDEFSVRGILKKMNVEIICTTDDPVDSLEHHQKIKADNFGLQVLPTFRADKVLAIEQPEAFLSYLQKLEEASCISISCFQQLQDALKQRHDFFHELGCRLSDHGLETIYAEEYTDEEIKDIFNKAINKQALTQEEVLKYKSAMLVYLALLDHSRDWTQQFHLGALRNNNTRMMRELGPDTGFDSIGDFDVARPLSRFMDKLDNSDQLAKTILYNLNPSQNELYATMIGNFNDGSTPGKIQFGSAWWFLDQKDGMEKQMNALSNMGLLSRFVGMLTDSRSFLSYPRHEYFRRILCNLIGDDVENGELPESEIEWLGQMVEDICYNNAKNYFKF